A window from Drosophila willistoni isolate 14030-0811.24 chromosome XR unlocalized genomic scaffold, UCI_dwil_1.1 Seg143, whole genome shotgun sequence encodes these proteins:
- the LOC6646377 gene encoding 39S ribosomal protein L15, mitochondrial, which yields MAHLRETSDKALKLLRTLPRVQIGNLRPNPNSKQNDKRGRAQHGGDKHGAGNKGSGQRQNFMRLGYETGNQPFYLRFPYEPYYKGHHMRRQYPKISLLQLQVLIDTNRIDIGQPIDLSTLCNSGLLRLKPAEMEYGFQLTDEGLDNFKAKINIEVQHANESVVAAIERNGGVIRTAYYDPRSLHILANPQKWFEKGVPIPQRMLPPQDAVAYYADAKNRGYLANPEEISKERLVLAQKYGYELPKIEDDPNYQMLTEAKDPRQVFLGLEPGWLINLVDKTIIKCKN from the exons ATGGCTCACCTGCGTGAGACCTCAGACAAGGCACTGAAGCTATTGCGCACCTTGCCACGCGTGCAAATCGGTAATCTGCGGCCCAACCCCAATTCCAAACAGAAT GATAAACGTGGACGCGCCCAGCACGGTGGTGATAAGCACGGCGCTGGCAACAAGGGTTCAGGACAGCGACAGAACTTTATGCGATTGGGTTATGAGACAGGCAATCAGCCATTTTACCTACGTTTTCCATATGAACCGTATTACAAGGGCCATCATATGAGACGGCAATATCCGAAAATTTCTCTTCTGCAATTGCAAGTCCTTATTGACACAAATCGAATAGATATAGGCCAGCCTATTGATCTAAGCACATTGTGTAATTCGGGCCTCCTTAGGCTCAAGCCAGCTGAAATGGAATATGGCTTCCAGTTGACCGACGAAGGATTGGACAATTTTAAGGCCAAGATAAATATAGAGGTGCAGCATGCCAACGAGTCTGTTGTTGCGGCGATAGAGCGTAATGGTGGAGTTATACGTACAGCTTACTACGATCCACGCAGTCTTCATATTCTGGCTAATCCCCAAAAGTGGTTCGAAAAGGGTGTACCTATACCTCAGCGAATGCTGCCGCCCCAAGATGCTGTCGCTTATTACGCTGATGCTAAAAATCGTGGCTACTTGGCCAATCCGGAAGAGATCAGCAAAGAACGCTTGGTCTTAGCCCAAAAGTATGGCTACGAATTACCAAAAATTGAAGACGATCCCAATTATCAGATGTTGACCGAAGCCAAAGATCCGAGACAAGTATTTTTGGGTCTGGAACCTGGCTGGCTTATCAATCTGGTAGACAAAACCATTATTAAGTGCAAAAACTGA
- the LOC6646378 gene encoding Golgi apparatus protein 1 isoform X2: protein MKLRWLFLLFGALIGGIAGASIDASLAQLQHSLVDHKACQDLKKSCSHFNTLDNLSMLECVQTFSSSQLEALPESCQHAIWLEQRQLQMPIWIEHTFLPMYCPEEQHKLQSCLNSVDLWNCLEDERSRLPQSNTCQQHLRRAHQVLGEDSASLADFYLACGSLVEQQQCGRLNVEHLPSILSQLSTVECLVENRHNNFDANCKISINMIQQQHGMWQLFQSCSADLSALCPQEKNGSPGAFKCLVRHKNNPAMTQSCLNKLSLQDVQLGKDYRVSHGLAKACKEDIKLNHCRRGVSEDKQVRLAQILLCLESVSKNGTKLGPECLIELSDHRRMLMSDYQLSPELLNDCADDIPKFCPEEHKAQMVNGLASATRGEIIHCLMAHVRARKPQRRVTAQCQRGLEQLIKVSDAGEDWRVDPVLRQACKPVVDASCKDVEGGDARVMSCLMERIGSPSMLPACEQALLIIEYFVARDFKLDPQLYKHCRDDAIKYCKAKRQWYDDPTQSQQMDPERGPMILPCLHRMAYSEDEHQTLRKDCFKEVKRVMRQRAISVDLMPEVEDYCLTDLSQFCSDRTEKGAEMECLQNNMEKLQQECKTVVIKYTEEEAAHVELNPVIMSVCSDAMQQHCSDVLKSGKDNGDMMDCLIAHKNDADLRKDLRCRAAIEHFQIISLKSYHFTTKFKEACRPYVTRHCTASVTKNEVVSCLSEVMRNDTIKAQRHQIPKECRQQVKSQLYQQRETIQLDPKLSNACKKELQLYCNGQNGPGQALECLVQRTPNLGKDCHHAIFLIKESELGDSGTDYTLLNTCKDMIYKFCPNDDSAKLLDCLKTYKDDPKFDPRCHLVVVNRMIEQNTDYRFNPSLQSACGKNIDQYCSNIVATALPNEELNGKVIHCLKDKFRQSALDETCAQEMVKILQEQALNYKLNPLLQLFCKSEIQELCKANMDADEHGQVAECLKSAFLQKQIINRQCQVEVATLIAEAKADIHVDPILESACTVDLLRYCSSVASGNGRKLNCLRTLLKNTPNSLDLDCRDKLQRRIEMFRNADDTLAEPPKDVQQLVQQVANSPARKFFLVILMTATGLIFLMGIFLGRASNRAMGLKNK, encoded by the exons ATGAAGCTACGCTGgctatttcttctatttggAGCGCTGATCGGAGGAATTGCTGGCGCCTCCATTGATGCAAGTCTGGCCCAGCTACAGCATAGTCTTGTCGATCACAAGGCTTGCCAGGACTTGAAGAAATCATGCTCGCATTTCAATACATTAGACAATCTATCTATGCTGGAATGTGTCCAAACTTTTAGCTCCAGTCAATTGGAAGCCTTACCAGAATCATGTCAGCATGCTATCTGGCTGGAGCAGCGACAGTTGCAAATGCCCATTTGGATTGAACACACATTCCTGCCAATGTATTGTCCAGAGGAGCAGCACAAGCTCCAGAGCTGCCTGAACTCAGTGGATTTGTGGAATTGTCTCGAAGATGAGCGTAGCAGGTTGCCACAATCGAATACCTGTCAACAACACTTAAGGCGGGCTCACCAGGTATTGGGCGAGGACTCTGCCAGTTTGGCAGATTTCTATTTAGCTTGCGGGTCACTGGTGGAGCAACAACAATGCGGTCGTCTAAATGTGGAACACCTGCCCTCCATTCTTTCACAGCTAAGCACTGTGGAGTGTCTGGTCGAGAATCGACATAATAACTTTGATGCCAATTGTAAAATCTCCATCAATATGATACAGCAGCAACATGGCATGTGGCAACTGTTCCAATCCTGCTCAGCAGACCTATCCGCTCTGTGCCCGCAGGAGAAAAACGGCTCGCCTGGAGCTTTCAAATGTTTGGTTAGGCACAAAAACAATCCGGCCATGACTCAGAGTTGTCTGAACAAGCTCTCATTGCAAGATGTGCAATTGGGCAAGGATTATCGAGTCTCGCATGGCCTGGCCAAGGCCTGCAAGGAGGATATAAAACTGAATCATTGCCGCCGCGGCGTAAGTGAAGACAAACAAGTTAGACTGGCCCAGATATTGCTGTGTTTAGAATCCGTTTCCAAGAATGGCACGAAATTAGGTCCAGAGTGTCTAATCGAATTGAGTGACCATCGCCGTATGCTAATGTCCGACTATCAATTGTCGCCAGAGCTgcttaatgactgtgccgatgATATACCAAAATTTTGTCCCGAAGAGCATAAAGCTCAAATGGTCAATGGTCTGGCGTCGGCAACTAGAGGCGAGATAATCCATTGCCTGATGGCTCATGTAAGAGCCCGAAAGCCCCAGCGACGGGTGACTGCGCAATGCCAGAGGGGACTGGAACAGCTTATTAAGGTCAGCGACGCTGGCGAAGATTGGCGTGTTGATCCTGTGCTGAGGCAAGCCTGTAAGCCTGTTGTAGACGCCTCATGCAAGGATGTGGAGGGCGGCGATGCACGGGTAATGAGTTGTCTCATGGAGCGCATTGGATCACCCTCAATGCTGCCCGCATGCGAACAGGCTTTGCTTATCATTGAATATTTTGTGGCGAGAGACTTTAAGCTGGATCCTCAGCTCTACAAACATTGCCGGGACGATGCCATCAAATATTGCAAAGCCAAGCGACAGTGGTACGATGATCCCACCCAGTCGCAGCAAATGGACCCAGAACGCGGACCAATGATATTGCCCTGTCTGCATCGAATGGCCTACAGCGAAGATGAGCATCAGACATTGCGCAAGGATTGTTTTAAGGAAGTCAAACGAGTGATGCGACAGCGAGCCATTTCCGTGGATCTTATGCCTGAGGTGGAGGACTACTGTTTGACAGACCTTTCGCAGTTTTGCTCGGATCGCACCGAGAAGGGTGCGGAAATGGAGTGCCTGCAAAATAATATGGAAAAGCTGCAGCAGGAATGTAAAACTGTGGTTATCAAATACACCGAAGAGGAAGCCGCCCATGTGGAACTGAATCCGGTCATTATGAGCGTATGCAGCGATGCTATGCAGCAGCATTGTTCCGACGTATTGAAAAGTGGCAAGGATAATG GCGATATGATGGACTGCCTAATAGCCCATAAAAATGATGCCGATTTACGAAAGGATTTGCGCTGTCGTGCGGCCATTGAACACTTTCAGATCATATCATTGAAAAGTTATCATTTTACCACAAAATTCAAGGAGGCATGTCGTCCCTATGTTACACGACATTGCACCGCGAGTGTCACAAAGAATGAGGTGGTCTCTTGTCTCAGTGAAGTGATGCGCAACGATACCATTAAGGCACAACGCCATCAGATTCCCAAGGAGTGCAGGCAACAGGTTAAATCGCAACTATATCAGCAGCGAGAAACGATACAACTGGACCCCAAACTGAGTAATGCCTGTAAAAAGGAATTGCAGCTGTACTGTAATGGCCAAAATGGACCTGGTCAG GCGCTTGAATGTCTTGTGCAACGTACACCCAATTTGGGTAAGGACTGTCATCATGCCATATTTTTGATCAAGGAATCCGAATTGGGTGACAGCGGTACAGATTATACTCTACTTAATACTTGCAAGGATATGATCTACAAATTTTGCCCCAATGACGATTCAGCTAAACTCTTAGATTGCCTCAAAACCTACAAAGATGATCCTAAATTTGATCCGCGTTGTCATTTGGTTGTCGTCAATCGGATGATCGAGCAGAATACCGATTATCGTTTCAATCCCTCGCTCCAAAGTGCCTGTGGGAAGAACATTGATCAATATTGTTCGAATATTGTGGCCACAGCTTTACCCAATGAAGAACTCAATGGCAAG GTGATTCACTGCCTTAAGGATAAATTTCGTCAATCAGCTCTTGATGAAACTTGTGCCCAGGAGATGGTTAAAATTCTACAAGAACAGGCACTCAATTATAAATTGAATCCATTACTTCAACTGTTTTGTAAATCGGAAATTCAGGAGCTGTGCAAAGCAAATATGGACGCCGATGAGCATGGTCAGGTGGCGGAATGTTTGAAGTCGGCGTTTCTGCAAAAACAAATCATCAATCGTCAATGTCAAGTGGAAGTGGCCACACTTATAGCCGAAGCTAAGGCAGATATTCATGTAGATCCCATATTGGAGTCAGCTTGCACAGTGGATTTGTTGCGATATTGCTCGAGTGTGGCCAGCGGCAATGGACGCA agcTAAACTGCTTGCGCACTCTGCTAAAGAATACTCCTAATTCTCTGGACTTAGATTGTCGGGACAAGCTGCAGCGTCGCATTGAAATGTTTCGCAATGCTGATGATACACTAGCTGAACCGCCAAAGGATGTGCAGCAGCTGGTACAACAGGTAGCCAACTCGCCGGCTCGTAAATTTTTCCTTGTGATATTGATGACTGCCACAGGCTTGATTTTCCTCATGGGCATATTCCTGGGTCGTGCCTCTAATCGTGCAATGggcttaaaaaataaatag
- the LOC6646378 gene encoding Golgi apparatus protein 1 isoform X1 — MKLRWLFLLFGALIGGIAGASIDASLAQLQHSLVDHKACQDLKKSCSHFNTLDNLSMLECVQTFSSSQLEALPESCQHAIWLEQRQLQMPIWIEHTFLPMYCPEEQHKLQSCLNSVDLWNCLEDERSRLPQSNTCQQHLRRAHQVLGEDSASLADFYLACGSLVEQQQCGRLNVEHLPSILSQLSTVECLVENRHNNFDANCKISINMIQQQHGMWQLFQSCSADLSALCPQEKNGSPGAFKCLVRHKNNPAMTQSCLNKLSLQDVQLGKDYRVSHGLAKACKEDIKLNHCRRGVSEDKQVRLAQILLCLESVSKNGTKLGPECLIELSDHRRMLMSDYQLSPELLNDCADDIPKFCPEEHKAQMVNGLASATRGEIIHCLMAHVRARKPQRRVTAQCQRGLEQLIKVSDAGEDWRVDPVLRQACKPVVDASCKDVEGGDARVMSCLMERIGSPSMLPACEQALLIIEYFVARDFKLDPQLYKHCRDDAIKYCKAKRQWYDDPTQSQQMDPERGPMILPCLHRMAYSEDEHQTLRKDCFKEVKRVMRQRAISVDLMPEVEDYCLTDLSQFCSDRTEKGAEMECLQNNMEKLQQECKTVVIKYTEEEAAHVELNPVIMSVCSDAMQQHCSDVLKSGKDNGDMMDCLIAHKNDADLRKDLRCRAAIEHFQIISLKSYHFTTKFKEACRPYVTRHCTASVTKNEVVSCLSEVMRNDTIKAQRHQIPKECRQQVKSQLYQQRETIQLDPKLSNACKKELQLYCNGQNGPGQVNTKNALECLVQRTPNLGKDCHHAIFLIKESELGDSGTDYTLLNTCKDMIYKFCPNDDSAKLLDCLKTYKDDPKFDPRCHLVVVNRMIEQNTDYRFNPSLQSACGKNIDQYCSNIVATALPNEELNGKVIHCLKDKFRQSALDETCAQEMVKILQEQALNYKLNPLLQLFCKSEIQELCKANMDADEHGQVAECLKSAFLQKQIINRQCQVEVATLIAEAKADIHVDPILESACTVDLLRYCSSVASGNGRKLNCLRTLLKNTPNSLDLDCRDKLQRRIEMFRNADDTLAEPPKDVQQLVQQVANSPARKFFLVILMTATGLIFLMGIFLGRASNRAMGLKNK, encoded by the exons ATGAAGCTACGCTGgctatttcttctatttggAGCGCTGATCGGAGGAATTGCTGGCGCCTCCATTGATGCAAGTCTGGCCCAGCTACAGCATAGTCTTGTCGATCACAAGGCTTGCCAGGACTTGAAGAAATCATGCTCGCATTTCAATACATTAGACAATCTATCTATGCTGGAATGTGTCCAAACTTTTAGCTCCAGTCAATTGGAAGCCTTACCAGAATCATGTCAGCATGCTATCTGGCTGGAGCAGCGACAGTTGCAAATGCCCATTTGGATTGAACACACATTCCTGCCAATGTATTGTCCAGAGGAGCAGCACAAGCTCCAGAGCTGCCTGAACTCAGTGGATTTGTGGAATTGTCTCGAAGATGAGCGTAGCAGGTTGCCACAATCGAATACCTGTCAACAACACTTAAGGCGGGCTCACCAGGTATTGGGCGAGGACTCTGCCAGTTTGGCAGATTTCTATTTAGCTTGCGGGTCACTGGTGGAGCAACAACAATGCGGTCGTCTAAATGTGGAACACCTGCCCTCCATTCTTTCACAGCTAAGCACTGTGGAGTGTCTGGTCGAGAATCGACATAATAACTTTGATGCCAATTGTAAAATCTCCATCAATATGATACAGCAGCAACATGGCATGTGGCAACTGTTCCAATCCTGCTCAGCAGACCTATCCGCTCTGTGCCCGCAGGAGAAAAACGGCTCGCCTGGAGCTTTCAAATGTTTGGTTAGGCACAAAAACAATCCGGCCATGACTCAGAGTTGTCTGAACAAGCTCTCATTGCAAGATGTGCAATTGGGCAAGGATTATCGAGTCTCGCATGGCCTGGCCAAGGCCTGCAAGGAGGATATAAAACTGAATCATTGCCGCCGCGGCGTAAGTGAAGACAAACAAGTTAGACTGGCCCAGATATTGCTGTGTTTAGAATCCGTTTCCAAGAATGGCACGAAATTAGGTCCAGAGTGTCTAATCGAATTGAGTGACCATCGCCGTATGCTAATGTCCGACTATCAATTGTCGCCAGAGCTgcttaatgactgtgccgatgATATACCAAAATTTTGTCCCGAAGAGCATAAAGCTCAAATGGTCAATGGTCTGGCGTCGGCAACTAGAGGCGAGATAATCCATTGCCTGATGGCTCATGTAAGAGCCCGAAAGCCCCAGCGACGGGTGACTGCGCAATGCCAGAGGGGACTGGAACAGCTTATTAAGGTCAGCGACGCTGGCGAAGATTGGCGTGTTGATCCTGTGCTGAGGCAAGCCTGTAAGCCTGTTGTAGACGCCTCATGCAAGGATGTGGAGGGCGGCGATGCACGGGTAATGAGTTGTCTCATGGAGCGCATTGGATCACCCTCAATGCTGCCCGCATGCGAACAGGCTTTGCTTATCATTGAATATTTTGTGGCGAGAGACTTTAAGCTGGATCCTCAGCTCTACAAACATTGCCGGGACGATGCCATCAAATATTGCAAAGCCAAGCGACAGTGGTACGATGATCCCACCCAGTCGCAGCAAATGGACCCAGAACGCGGACCAATGATATTGCCCTGTCTGCATCGAATGGCCTACAGCGAAGATGAGCATCAGACATTGCGCAAGGATTGTTTTAAGGAAGTCAAACGAGTGATGCGACAGCGAGCCATTTCCGTGGATCTTATGCCTGAGGTGGAGGACTACTGTTTGACAGACCTTTCGCAGTTTTGCTCGGATCGCACCGAGAAGGGTGCGGAAATGGAGTGCCTGCAAAATAATATGGAAAAGCTGCAGCAGGAATGTAAAACTGTGGTTATCAAATACACCGAAGAGGAAGCCGCCCATGTGGAACTGAATCCGGTCATTATGAGCGTATGCAGCGATGCTATGCAGCAGCATTGTTCCGACGTATTGAAAAGTGGCAAGGATAATG GCGATATGATGGACTGCCTAATAGCCCATAAAAATGATGCCGATTTACGAAAGGATTTGCGCTGTCGTGCGGCCATTGAACACTTTCAGATCATATCATTGAAAAGTTATCATTTTACCACAAAATTCAAGGAGGCATGTCGTCCCTATGTTACACGACATTGCACCGCGAGTGTCACAAAGAATGAGGTGGTCTCTTGTCTCAGTGAAGTGATGCGCAACGATACCATTAAGGCACAACGCCATCAGATTCCCAAGGAGTGCAGGCAACAGGTTAAATCGCAACTATATCAGCAGCGAGAAACGATACAACTGGACCCCAAACTGAGTAATGCCTGTAAAAAGGAATTGCAGCTGTACTGTAATGGCCAAAATGGACCTGGTCAGGTGAATACTAAAAAT GCGCTTGAATGTCTTGTGCAACGTACACCCAATTTGGGTAAGGACTGTCATCATGCCATATTTTTGATCAAGGAATCCGAATTGGGTGACAGCGGTACAGATTATACTCTACTTAATACTTGCAAGGATATGATCTACAAATTTTGCCCCAATGACGATTCAGCTAAACTCTTAGATTGCCTCAAAACCTACAAAGATGATCCTAAATTTGATCCGCGTTGTCATTTGGTTGTCGTCAATCGGATGATCGAGCAGAATACCGATTATCGTTTCAATCCCTCGCTCCAAAGTGCCTGTGGGAAGAACATTGATCAATATTGTTCGAATATTGTGGCCACAGCTTTACCCAATGAAGAACTCAATGGCAAG GTGATTCACTGCCTTAAGGATAAATTTCGTCAATCAGCTCTTGATGAAACTTGTGCCCAGGAGATGGTTAAAATTCTACAAGAACAGGCACTCAATTATAAATTGAATCCATTACTTCAACTGTTTTGTAAATCGGAAATTCAGGAGCTGTGCAAAGCAAATATGGACGCCGATGAGCATGGTCAGGTGGCGGAATGTTTGAAGTCGGCGTTTCTGCAAAAACAAATCATCAATCGTCAATGTCAAGTGGAAGTGGCCACACTTATAGCCGAAGCTAAGGCAGATATTCATGTAGATCCCATATTGGAGTCAGCTTGCACAGTGGATTTGTTGCGATATTGCTCGAGTGTGGCCAGCGGCAATGGACGCA agcTAAACTGCTTGCGCACTCTGCTAAAGAATACTCCTAATTCTCTGGACTTAGATTGTCGGGACAAGCTGCAGCGTCGCATTGAAATGTTTCGCAATGCTGATGATACACTAGCTGAACCGCCAAAGGATGTGCAGCAGCTGGTACAACAGGTAGCCAACTCGCCGGCTCGTAAATTTTTCCTTGTGATATTGATGACTGCCACAGGCTTGATTTTCCTCATGGGCATATTCCTGGGTCGTGCCTCTAATCGTGCAATGggcttaaaaaataaatag
- the LOC6646379 gene encoding glutactin isoform X2: MRRRCVYIMLTACGVLSAVLVSLLVITLSTSQADAATPRDTVLLALANNQGEVLGNYDETTWTGQRFMQFRGIPYAEPPIGSLRFQPPVARKAWFPKILDGSTFGQRCPVITHIDGQLSDAQLEDCLNLCVYTKNLTARQPVMFYIYGGGFYNGSAEDHPPHYLLEQDIVLVVPHYRVGALGWLTTRSKELPGNAPIADILLALDWVQQHIHLFGGNADQVTIVGQSAGACVSSALLLSPYRSDENLFHRAIVQSGSIFAAWATNPNPLAQAQRICVALGCSDTCDSECLQAARVVDILQVTQLERFSPITGDLMGLLPKEANELIKTYKRKVPLLTGFTEHDGSFVLATYYDVLCAQMANISSMSVRQFSQGLINMMNDTTGLTDNLLYRLLYTPELLHSYEHKTALPSYFDLTTITYMKSPVISLATKLYARQTDDTPIYVYSFEYEEGSTDVQIARQMIEIWTSFVINGETKHLSSLSSAEGPYNRIDLQVESANDLLQTLTATIDDPNNGRLQRDDVEF, from the exons ATGCGTAGACGCTGTGTATACATAATGTTGACTGCTTGCGGTGTGTTGAGTGCGGTCCTGGTCAGTTTGCTAGTGATCACGCTCAGTACATCTCAGGCAGATGCTGCAACTCCAAGAGACACAGTTCTCCTTGCTTTGGCCAACAATCAGGGTGAAGTGCTAGGCAACTATGATGAGACAACATGGACAGGTCAGAGGTTCATGCAATTTCGTGGTATTCCCTATGCAGAGCCACCAATTGGCTCATTACGCTTTCAA CCACCGGTTGCTCGGAAGGCCTGGTTCCCCAAAATACTTGACGGTTCGACCTTTGGACAGCGATGTCCAGTGATAACGCATATTGATGGCCAGTTATCTGATGCTCAGCTGGAAGATTGCCTTAATCTCTGCGTCTACACAAAGAAT CTCACAGCTCGTCAGCCGgtgatgttttatatctatGGCGGTGGCTTTTACAACGGCTCCGCGGAGGATCATCCTCCACACTATTTGCTCGAGCAAGATATTGTCCTGGTAGTGCCACATTATAGAGTTGGCGCTTTAGGTTGGCTAACAACCCGATCGAAAGAGCTGCCAGGCAATGCTCCGATTGCTGACATTCTTTTGGCCCTGGATTGGGTACAGCAACATATACATTTGTTCGGCGGCAATGCCGATCAGGTGACCATTGTTGGTCAAAGTGCTGGGGCTTGTGTATCTAGTGCTCTGCTCTTGAGTCCTTATCGCTCCGATGAGAATCTCTTTCATCGTGCCATTGTTCAATCGGGGTCGATATTCGCTGCTTGGGCCACTAACCCTAATCCATTGGCACAGGCCCAAAGAATTTGCGTGGCCCTGGGCTGCTCTGATACCTGTGACTCCGAGTGCTTGCAAGCGGCAAGAGTTGTCGATATTCTACAGGTAACGCAATTGGAACGCTTTTCACCAATCACTGGAGATTTGATGGGCTTATTGCCAAAGGAAGCCAATGAGTTGATCAAGACCTATAAGCGAAAGGTTCCCCTGCTGACAGGTTTCACCGAGCACGATGGATCGTTTGTATTAGCAA CCTATTATGATGTATTATGTGCCCAGATGGCAAATATAAGTTCAATGAGTGTACGCCAGTTCTCGCAAGGATTAATTAATATGATGAATGATACAACTGGTCTAACAGATAATTTACTCTACCGATTACTCTATACGCCAGAATTATTACACAGCTACGAGCATAAGACGGCACTGCCAAGTTATTTCGAT CTGACAACCATAACATATATGAAGTCTCCAGTCATCAGCTTGGCCACCAAACTTTATGCTCGACAAACCGATGACACGCCCATTTATGTCTATAGTTTTGAATATGAAG AGGGCAGTACAGATGTTCAGATAGCCCGTCAAATGATTGAAATATGGACATCGTTTGTCATCAATGGAGAGACCAAGCATTTGAGCTCTTTGAGTAGTGCCGAAGGACCATACAACCGCATTGACTTGCAAGTGGAAAGCGCCAACGATTTGCTGCAGACGCTCACTGCCACAATTGATGATCCGAACAATGGACGGCTCCAAAGAGACGATGTGGAGTTCTAA
- the LOC6646379 gene encoding glutactin isoform X1 produces the protein MRRRCVYIMLTACGVLSAVLVSLLVITLSTSQADAATPRDTVLLALANNQGEVLGNYDETTWTGQRFMQFRGIPYAEPPIGSLRFQPPVARKAWFPKILDGSTFGQRCPVITHIDGQLSDAQLEDCLNLCVYTKNLTARQPVMFYIYGGGFYNGSAEDHPPHYLLEQDIVLVVPHYRVGALGWLTTRSKELPGNAPIADILLALDWVQQHIHLFGGNADQVTIVGQSAGACVSSALLLSPYRSDENLFHRAIVQSGSIFAAWATNPNPLAQAQRICVALGCSDTCDSECLQAARVVDILQVTQLERFSPITGDLMGLLPKEANELIKTYKRKVPLLTGFTEHDGSFVLATYYDVLCAQMANISSMSVRQFSQGLINMMNDTTGLTDNLLYRLLYTPELLHSYEHKTALPSYFDLTTITYMKSPVISLATKLYARQTDDTPIYVYSFEYEGNHTRFGYELDNSYYPFNGGVHHSNDNIYIFATHHLEEGSTDVQIARQMIEIWTSFVINGETKHLSSLSSAEGPYNRIDLQVESANDLLQTLTATIDDPNNGRLQRDDVEF, from the exons ATGCGTAGACGCTGTGTATACATAATGTTGACTGCTTGCGGTGTGTTGAGTGCGGTCCTGGTCAGTTTGCTAGTGATCACGCTCAGTACATCTCAGGCAGATGCTGCAACTCCAAGAGACACAGTTCTCCTTGCTTTGGCCAACAATCAGGGTGAAGTGCTAGGCAACTATGATGAGACAACATGGACAGGTCAGAGGTTCATGCAATTTCGTGGTATTCCCTATGCAGAGCCACCAATTGGCTCATTACGCTTTCAA CCACCGGTTGCTCGGAAGGCCTGGTTCCCCAAAATACTTGACGGTTCGACCTTTGGACAGCGATGTCCAGTGATAACGCATATTGATGGCCAGTTATCTGATGCTCAGCTGGAAGATTGCCTTAATCTCTGCGTCTACACAAAGAAT CTCACAGCTCGTCAGCCGgtgatgttttatatctatGGCGGTGGCTTTTACAACGGCTCCGCGGAGGATCATCCTCCACACTATTTGCTCGAGCAAGATATTGTCCTGGTAGTGCCACATTATAGAGTTGGCGCTTTAGGTTGGCTAACAACCCGATCGAAAGAGCTGCCAGGCAATGCTCCGATTGCTGACATTCTTTTGGCCCTGGATTGGGTACAGCAACATATACATTTGTTCGGCGGCAATGCCGATCAGGTGACCATTGTTGGTCAAAGTGCTGGGGCTTGTGTATCTAGTGCTCTGCTCTTGAGTCCTTATCGCTCCGATGAGAATCTCTTTCATCGTGCCATTGTTCAATCGGGGTCGATATTCGCTGCTTGGGCCACTAACCCTAATCCATTGGCACAGGCCCAAAGAATTTGCGTGGCCCTGGGCTGCTCTGATACCTGTGACTCCGAGTGCTTGCAAGCGGCAAGAGTTGTCGATATTCTACAGGTAACGCAATTGGAACGCTTTTCACCAATCACTGGAGATTTGATGGGCTTATTGCCAAAGGAAGCCAATGAGTTGATCAAGACCTATAAGCGAAAGGTTCCCCTGCTGACAGGTTTCACCGAGCACGATGGATCGTTTGTATTAGCAA CCTATTATGATGTATTATGTGCCCAGATGGCAAATATAAGTTCAATGAGTGTACGCCAGTTCTCGCAAGGATTAATTAATATGATGAATGATACAACTGGTCTAACAGATAATTTACTCTACCGATTACTCTATACGCCAGAATTATTACACAGCTACGAGCATAAGACGGCACTGCCAAGTTATTTCGAT CTGACAACCATAACATATATGAAGTCTCCAGTCATCAGCTTGGCCACCAAACTTTATGCTCGACAAACCGATGACACGCCCATTTATGTCTATAGTTTTGAATATGAAGGTAATCATACGCGTTTCGGCTACGAACTTGACAACTCGTATTATCCTTTTAATGGCGGTGTTCATCATTCTAATGACAATATCTACATCTTTGCCACCCATCATTTGGAAGAGGGCAGTACAGATGTTCAGATAGCCCGTCAAATGATTGAAATATGGACATCGTTTGTCATCAATGGAGAGACCAAGCATTTGAGCTCTTTGAGTAGTGCCGAAGGACCATACAACCGCATTGACTTGCAAGTGGAAAGCGCCAACGATTTGCTGCAGACGCTCACTGCCACAATTGATGATCCGAACAATGGACGGCTCCAAAGAGACGATGTGGAGTTCTAA